TCACCGATGTAGTACATTGACAATGCGTTATCTTGCTCGGATTTATGCTGGTCCCTTAATGCAGCTGCCCCATCAACACCACACATAACCAACACTAGGGATCCCCCGCCTGGGTGTTCTGGTAGCCATTTACTCAGGTCGTAAACTTTTCCATCTACATACGTCCAACAATCACTCTCAGTGTTATGTAATGCAACTTCAGCTCTGGTAAATGTCTTCATGCCGCTCTGCGTTGGTATGGGAGCTGGTGCTGGCGTTGGGGTAGGAGTAGGTGAAGAAATCGGGCTCGCCGTAGAAGTGGCCACAGACGTGGGTTTAACAACGGGGATTTTCACGCCTTTGTTCCAAACTGTTTTTTTACCTGATTTGACGCAGGTGTATTTGTAAGCACCGACTATCGCAACGCTTCCAACTTTCTTGCATACAAGGCCGGTCTTAACTGCAGCTTGAGTAGAAGTGATATTCAACGATATTAATAGCGCGATCGCTAAAATTCCCGCCATTCGAGCTTTCTTAGGTAAATCCTAGAAGCTAGGAGTTCTTAAAGAAAGTTGGAGTCTGCACTATGCGCTAAATTCCATAGTGCTACCTCTACATTACTTTAAGTCCAACTCACTTCGATCTTTTCCCATCTCTTACTAATTTAAATCTCTTTGCTAATTAATATTTCAATTTAGTTGGGCACATTTGCACCCTGCACTCCTGTCCAACTGATTACCTCATAGCATTTTTCGCAGAAATCTCTAGTAGTTTTCGTAATGTAAGTCCTGACGCACCTTTAGCTAACTGCTCTCGTTCAAGTTCTGTTGCTAGGGCAAGAAAAACCACCGCGGTAGTGAGCGCATCACCGAGAGCGTTGTGCGGGGCATAGACGGGTAGATGTATCCGGCGGGCAAGAAATTCCAGCGAAGGTTCACTTCCACTAACATCGGCGGCATAACCCGCAGCTCGCGCCAGCGCCGCAGTGTCAATCATCTGTTTTGAAAAGCTCACTTTAGTTCTTCGAAGGTGTTGTTTTAAAAAAGCATACTCAACCCATGCCGCGTGCGCGATGAGTATTTTCCCATCTACCTGAGCAACAAAATCGGGAATTACAGATTCAATTGGAGCAGTCTCTTCTAAGTCAATCCCGCGCAAATTATGTATTCGAATTGATTCGGGAGATGGGAGCCGTTTTGGTCGAATCTCACGGTAAAAATTATTTTCAGTTTTAACTCTCCCCGCATGAATGTGTGCCACTCCGATAGAGATAATCTCATCTTCTTTCAAAGCAAGGCCAGTAGTCTCGACATCAAGTGCACTGTAATCAATACTTCGCCAATCGGAATTCAACTCTGCTCTAGTAAAACGAGCAAACCTGCTGCGGCGAATCAACCTAGCCTCGATTCCCACTCATTGTGAAAGCGGGTTTGGATAGCCGATACGGCTCGAAAAGACTCACGCAAATGTCGCCGTGTAAGTGAATCAAGGCTTTGAGGAGATATCCAACTTGAGCCTTCTCTCCCACCACGAATTGCTGCAATTTCGGCTTCAAAGACTAATTGATAGATATCTTTAAATGCATTTATAAGAATGTCGGACTCATCCTCCCTTAATAATCCAGCCGAAGCCGCTCGTTTCAATCGATCAATAGTGCTACCTCGAACGTCACCTTGTGCAATTGCAAGCCAACGAGCAAGCGCACAGATCGGAGTTAATCCACCTACTTTCAAATCTAAATCACCGCGATGTTCCCCCGATTGATCTACTACAAATCCGCGGACAAACCCAATCGGCGGTTTCTTCGCCAATGTAAAACGCAGCAACGCTCCTAAAAACTCATTGCTGCGCGTTGTGGCCCGAATCGTGTCGGTAATTGTGCGACCCAATGCCAATTGAGTGAGCGGTTGACTATCGGCGGCTATGGATGACAAAAGTAGCGCTCCGGCTCTTGTCGGATCGGTTAACCAACCACTTGATACGTCAATCCAAGAGGATTTAGAACGGGTAAAGAGCAGATTATCTGCATTGGCTCCGTTGGGGCAGCGGTGGAGACCACATAGCTCCATCTGATCAAGTATCTGCTTGGCATTTCTTTGAATCTCCTCTGCCGGGTCAGCTGAATCAGCTAGATCGGCCCAAACAATTGCCGTGTCAACATCAGAAATTGGTAACGGTTCTCCGCGTGCCATTGATCCAAGCATGAGCCAAGAGTGGGTTACTGGAGTTTCGATTGAGTCAGAGAGTTTGAGAAGTCGAACGAGAATTGCACCGACGATAGCGGACATTAACCCGCCAACGTGTAGCGCAGGAATCCCCGAGTCATGCAATTCAACTAATGATGGTAATAAAAGACGAGATGCGTTAGAAAGCTCTTCGATGTTATGAGCAGACTCGATTGCCCCGCGAATTAAAAGTGGGTTCCGAAGTTCAACGGAGGCTAAATCCATCGCCCGAACAATGCCAATCGGTTTCTCGTACTCATCAATAACTACAAGGTGATGCACGCCTGCTTCAACCATGAGTAAAAACGCTGCAGCAAGGGTGGTGGTGTTTGGCACCGTTATTATCGGCGTACTCATGATTGCGCGCACGGGCGCATCAATACTCACTTCGCCAACTCCTACACGACTGCGAAAATCGCGATCTGTTACCAGGCCTAATTCATCTCCCGAACGAATCAACGCACACGATTGTTCGGAATCAGTAATAGCTTTGGCAACTTCACGCACGGAGGCCGAAGCATCACACCAAACAATCGTGCGCATGTAACGAACCACATTGGATTGGGCATCTGACATTAGAGCACTTGCCGTGAGGCGATGACGAGTTACCAAAGTGCCAAAATGGTTAAACTCTAAAGCAGAGGCATCTTGAACAATAGAACGTGGATCTGGTAGGCGATAACACAATGTATCCTCGGCCGCACGAACAGAAAACTGTGGTGGTAAGCCAGTCAATAGAGAAATATGTCCGAAAGCATCGCCCGGTCCAAGTAGATCTACAACATTTCCGCGATCTAATACCTCTACCGATCCAGTTCTAACCATATAAATATGATCTAGTGGCTCTGACCCGGCGGTGACTATAACCGTTCCAAGGCCGAAGTATTCGACTTCAACTTTGCTGGCTAAGCGCTCAATGTCATCTGTGGGCAGGGCGTCAAAAGGTGGCTGCTTAGCTAGAAAATCTGTGAACTCCTGCATGAGCAACCCCCGATTACGTTGTTGACCTCACGGAGAAACTAAGGACATATTAGCGCTGGACTCTACGAATATCCCCGCTGGTAACGCACGATCACGTCAAATTACGCCGCACTCTCCTCGCGTATCGCTTGGCTAGAAACAAGAGAAGAGACCTCTAGTGGCGTGGTGATACTTGTAATGGGTGCGTTAATTTCGCGAGCTGCAACTTCAATCGCCGTTGGGCGACCTGCTTTGCGCTTGCGAGTAATAACACGACCACCTTCAAATAACTCTCCACCCCATACCCCAGCTGGCTCCTTGCGAGATAGTGCACCCTCTAAACACTGTGTGCGCACCGAACACCCACCACAAAGCGACTTAGCTTCTGCAACAGCTAACTCATCTTCGGAGAAGTACATCTCAGGATCTGCCGTGTGGCAGGGCAAATTAAATGAAGAGCCATCGCTGTATGTGCCGGTAACGGAATCCAAACCGATCTTCTCATCTGCCCAGCCTGGTACTAATAGTTCGCTGAAGAGAACGCTCATCGTCCTCACCTCTTCTCTTTTGTAGTTTCTGGTCTTTTGTAGTTTCTGGTCTCTCGTTGGCTAACGTTTTTACTGTTAGGTACTGCTCCGGTTCTTCCTAGTTAGTTCTTAATTGTTTTTAGTTAGATGTATTCGGGTAATGAAAAAGGGCCCGAATCCTTTGTGGATTCGAGGCCCTTGGCTTCTATTCTCATTCGATGTTATCGAGTAGAACCCCAAGTGGCTTCGTATCCGGCGTAAAACGCTGCGTAAAATGCAGGCTTTGCGGTATGCCAAGAGCCGCGATTATTGGTTGTGTGGACAGAAGTGAGTGCAGCAGAACGCGAAGCGTTTGCTGTTACGAATGATGTGTTAGACATATTCGTTTCTCCCTTTCTATCCATCCTCATTTCGCCAAGAAATGTAGGAGCGGTAAGAGTAAAGCATGCATCCATGAGTTTGCAACTTAATTAAACCGATTTCGCGAATTCTCCGAAATCTGCCAAAAAATCTATGAGATAAGCCCGGCCTCAACGAGAAAACGCGAGGGCTTTCCACGATAACTCAGGTGTAAATCGACCTTGGCACGCGTGATTCCCACGTAAAAAAGGCGCCGCTCTTCGTCAATCGATGCCTGATCATTGCTGGTCGAGCTGTTTTCTAAGGGCAATAGACCCTCACTCACACCCATCAAAAAAACTCGCTCCCATTCGAGACCTTTGGCTGCATGCAAGGTTGCAAGAGTAGTTACCGGCATTGTTGGTGGATTATTTTGTTGAACTCGATCTTCGAGTTCGCGCAAATATGTACGAAGATTCTTTGGAGTGAAACCATTATCGCCATCTAATTCGCGCGCTAAATGCAGCAGGGCTGCGATTCCATCGATGTGAGCACCAGTTAAAAAGGGTTGTGCCAAAGTACGTAGCTCATCTAACCATGAAACACCTTGGGTCGGAATAACGGAGGCATTTCGAACTAACTTTAAAAACTCACGCACGTCTGGGCGGTCAAAAAATCTCTCGCTGTTTCTAATTTGATAGGGCAGCTTTGCAGTATTCATTGCACGCTCAAGCGTACTGAGTTGACTATTTGTTCGAGCAAGCACAGCAATTTCTTGCGCTTGTGTTCCTTGATTCAATAAATCTTTAATCCAGTCAACAATACCTGCGACCTCAGAGCTCTCATCTTTGAAAGCATCCACCGAAGGTTTGTCTCCGTGGTCATTGAGTGCGACTAACTCTTGACCCATCTGCGCTTTGCGTAAAATGCTATTGGCCATGAATGTGATTTCAGGAGTTGAGCGATAGCCGGTAGTTAAGCGCACAACTTCAGCCTCTGGAAAACGATTGGTGAATGAGTTGAGAAAAACCGGAGTTGCCCCAGCAAAAGAGTAAATAGTTTGTGCAGGATCACCAACGACACAGATTTCTTGGCGCGAACCAAGCCATGCATTAATGAGCCGTTGCTGAAGTGGAGAAATATCCTGATACTCATCTACTGTAAAAAAACGATATTGATCTTGAACGCGTTCGCGAACTTCGCGCTCTTGCTCTATCATCGCAGTTGTTAATAGCAGCACATCTTCAAAATCCATTGCGCGCTCTTGCTGCTTAACCGATTCATAGGCCGTATAGACCTTAGCAATTTGTTCGGCGTTAATTCGCGGTTTTACCGGGCGCTTACCAAGTTCAGATAAATAATCGGCAGGTGCAACTTGCGAGACTTTAGCCCACTCGATTTCCGTTGCGATATCTCGAATTAAATCGCGCGAAGTAATAGATAGCTCACCCGTTAATTCAGCACGTTTAATCGCCTCGGTAATAAAACCTGTTTTAGTTGTGATCAAATCCGGTGTACGCCCACCAAAGACTTGCGGCCAAAAAAACATAACCTGCTTGAGGGCTGCGGCGTGAATAGTGCGGGCGGCCACGGCCGGAACACCTAATGAGCGAAGGCGCATTCGCATCTCACCAGCTGCACGTGCGGTAAATGTCAGGGCCAAAACTTTGTGTGGATCCATTACCCCAATAGCTGCGGCATAGGCGATGCGATGTGTGATCGCGCGAGTCTTACCAGTTCCTGCCCCCGCGATTACACAGACAGGTCCACGAGTTGCAAGAGCAACGGCGCGCTGCTCGTTATCTAGCGCTTCAAGAATCTCTTCGGCACGAAGATCGTTGCTCACGGTCTCCAACTTTCTCCACCAATTAAATCTGCGGCTGTATATCCAGGTTTTGCAGTAAACCAACCTGTGATCATTTTGCGGGCAACCGAGATTGTTGGTGGAAGTAGCAATGCTCCAGATGCGATAGCGCTTTTCATTTCATCTCGACTAAACCAAGCAATCTCAGTAATTTCAACTCCATCGGCCTTGGCCGTATCTGGATGATCGGTAATTGCTTCGAATGCAATCATGATTGATGCCGGAAATGGCCACGCCTGCGATGCTAAATAGTTTATGTCGTTACAGTAAACACCGGCCTCCTCAAAGACTTCACGCGATACACACTCTTCAAAAGATTCGCCCGGTTCAACAAAGCCCGCAAAAGTTGAAAAACGTTTTTCAGGCCAAATCGGTTGGTGCCCAAGCAAGATACGATCAGCGGAATCTTTCACAAGGACTATAACTGCCGGATCGGTTCGTGGATAATGTTGAGAAGAATCTGCTACACACACACGTACGCTTCCACCTAAATCACTAACTGTTGCGCTTCCGCAACGCGAGCAACATGGATGCTTTGCGTGCCAATTTCCTAAACCCACCGCATGCATTGCAAGAGTTAAATCAACTTCACTTAAACTTCCGCCGACTTCGCGTAAAGTTCTAAAGCCTTCAAATTTAACGGCCACATCGGCGGGTTCGTTAATCCACGTTGTATGCCATGCAAAAAACGCTTGACCTCCATCGCGTGCTAATCCTAAGAAATAGCGTTCACCGATTTCAAATGTGGCCGATAGAGAGTCCACGTTTTCGGCAGTTAGAAATCTGAGTTGCTCCTGATCTGCGCCAATATGACCTTCAATGAGGGGCAGAATCTGTGCAGATTGCCACAGCAGGGCTAGCTTCGCCGAATCGAGTCGTAACTCGCTCGCGCGATCAATAGGTGAGAGTGATTGGTTACGTGCGCTCATGGAGGAGTCAGACTACTAGCATCGCCCCATGCGCATAACATCATGGAATCTGCTTCACGGGCTGGCGATGCCTCCGGATGAAGAGGCCGACGCCGCAGCTTTATTAAGCGCCGAAATCGACCACTTACAGAGCGATGTAATTGGGTTGCAAGAGGTCGATTATTTTCTATCACGCTCTGGAACTCTTAACCAAGTGGGCAATGTTGCGGCGATGATGAGCACCCCATACTGGGCTTTTGCGCCATCACTGATGGGTTCGCCCGATGA
This sequence is a window from Candidatus Planktophila sp.. Protein-coding genes within it:
- a CDS encoding cytochrome b5-like heme/steroid binding domain-containing protein, with product MAGILAIALLISLNITSTQAAVKTGLVCKKVGSVAIVGAYKYTCVKSGKKTVWNKGVKIPVVKPTSVATSTASPISSPTPTPTPAPAPIPTQSGMKTFTRAEVALHNTESDCWTYVDGKVYDLSKWLPEHPGGGSLVLVMCGVDGAAALRDQHKSEQDNALSMYYIG
- a CDS encoding 3'-5' exonuclease, which translates into the protein MNSDWRSIDYSALDVETTGLALKEDEIISIGVAHIHAGRVKTENNFYREIRPKRLPSPESIRIHNLRGIDLEETAPIESVIPDFVAQVDGKILIAHAAWVEYAFLKQHLRRTKVSFSKQMIDTAALARAAGYAADVSGSEPSLEFLARRIHLPVYAPHNALGDALTTAVVFLALATELEREQLAKGASGLTLRKLLEISAKNAMR
- a CDS encoding WhiB family transcriptional regulator, producing the protein MSVLFSELLVPGWADEKIGLDSVTGTYSDGSSFNLPCHTADPEMYFSEDELAVAEAKSLCGGCSVRTQCLEGALSRKEPAGVWGGELFEGGRVITRKRKAGRPTAIEVAAREINAPITSITTPLEVSSLVSSQAIREESAA
- a CDS encoding putative nucleotidyltransferase substrate binding domain-containing protein; protein product: MQEFTDFLAKQPPFDALPTDDIERLASKVEVEYFGLGTVIVTAGSEPLDHIYMVRTGSVEVLDRGNVVDLLGPGDAFGHISLLTGLPPQFSVRAAEDTLCYRLPDPRSIVQDASALEFNHFGTLVTRHRLTASALMSDAQSNVVRYMRTIVWCDASASVREVAKAITDSEQSCALIRSGDELGLVTDRDFRSRVGVGEVSIDAPVRAIMSTPIITVPNTTTLAAAFLLMVEAGVHHLVVIDEYEKPIGIVRAMDLASVELRNPLLIRGAIESAHNIEELSNASRLLLPSLVELHDSGIPALHVGGLMSAIVGAILVRLLKLSDSIETPVTHSWLMLGSMARGEPLPISDVDTAIVWADLADSADPAEEIQRNAKQILDQMELCGLHRCPNGANADNLLFTRSKSSWIDVSSGWLTDPTRAGALLLSSIAADSQPLTQLALGRTITDTIRATTRSNEFLGALLRFTLAKKPPIGFVRGFVVDQSGEHRGDLDLKVGGLTPICALARWLAIAQGDVRGSTIDRLKRAASAGLLREDESDILINAFKDIYQLVFEAEIAAIRGGREGSSWISPQSLDSLTRRHLRESFRAVSAIQTRFHNEWESRLG
- the nudC gene encoding NAD(+) diphosphatase, which translates into the protein MSARNQSLSPIDRASELRLDSAKLALLWQSAQILPLIEGHIGADQEQLRFLTAENVDSLSATFEIGERYFLGLARDGGQAFFAWHTTWINEPADVAVKFEGFRTLREVGGSLSEVDLTLAMHAVGLGNWHAKHPCCSRCGSATVSDLGGSVRVCVADSSQHYPRTDPAVIVLVKDSADRILLGHQPIWPEKRFSTFAGFVEPGESFEECVSREVFEEAGVYCNDINYLASQAWPFPASIMIAFEAITDHPDTAKADGVEITEIAWFSRDEMKSAIASGALLLPPTISVARKMITGWFTAKPGYTAADLIGGESWRP
- a CDS encoding ATP-dependent helicase is translated as MSNDLRAEEILEALDNEQRAVALATRGPVCVIAGAGTGKTRAITHRIAYAAAIGVMDPHKVLALTFTARAAGEMRMRLRSLGVPAVAARTIHAAALKQVMFFWPQVFGGRTPDLITTKTGFITEAIKRAELTGELSITSRDLIRDIATEIEWAKVSQVAPADYLSELGKRPVKPRINAEQIAKVYTAYESVKQQERAMDFEDVLLLTTAMIEQEREVRERVQDQYRFFTVDEYQDISPLQQRLINAWLGSRQEICVVGDPAQTIYSFAGATPVFLNSFTNRFPEAEVVRLTTGYRSTPEITFMANSILRKAQMGQELVALNDHGDKPSVDAFKDESSEVAGIVDWIKDLLNQGTQAQEIAVLARTNSQLSTLERAMNTAKLPYQIRNSERFFDRPDVREFLKLVRNASVIPTQGVSWLDELRTLAQPFLTGAHIDGIAALLHLARELDGDNGFTPKNLRTYLRELEDRVQQNNPPTMPVTTLATLHAAKGLEWERVFLMGVSEGLLPLENSSTSNDQASIDEERRLFYVGITRAKVDLHLSYRGKPSRFLVEAGLIS